The following is a genomic window from Methanoplanus sp. FWC-SCC4.
TCCTGAAAAAATTAAAGATCTTACATGGAAGAATTACATTTCAAAGATTTATGCTGGAGAGAGTGTAAAGAGCCTGTATATTCAGCATCCATGTCTTCATATTGGATATGCAACTGGTTACATAATCGCAGACATAAGAGATCCCTTTAAACCTTTCATTATTTCTTCCCTTAAAAGTCCATATGAAAGAACTGAAATAAGAGATGTCGAGGTTTACGGCAATTATGCTTATCTTACCGTATACAATGAAGGTATACAGATAGTGGATATATCAGATGTTTCCAATCCGAAATTGGGAAAGATTGTCACGATGACCGGGTACAACAGGCCATGGAGAGCTTTTGCAGCAGACGGCTATCTTTACGTATCAAGAGAAACTGATAATATTCTTGACATTTTTGACATTTCAGATCCAAAAAATCCAAAGTTTGTCGGAAACTACACCGCAAATTCTAAAGGAGACAGTTTTTCAGGAGTTGCAGTTAAAGGAAACTATGCATATGTTGTCGAGTATCACAACGGAATCAGGGTTGTTAATATATCAGATAAATCAAATCCGGTAGAAGTCACTAAACTGATGAATATTGATGCAAATGATATTAAAATTCACGGGAATTATGCATATATATCTGTCCGCTACCAGGGATTTAATGTGATAGATATCTCAAATCCAAAAAATTCGTTTATTGCAGGGAAAGGAGCCGACATTCAGGGATATATAGAAGGAATTTTCCCAACAGGTGATTACACATTCCTTGCAGGAGAGTCTATGGGATTTGGAATATATGATACTTCAAATCCCAAACAACCAGTTTTACTAACAAAAGTCCCAGTTGTTGGTGGTGTTGACTCTGTAGTTGCAAAGGACGATCATGTGTTCATCGGTGCACACAATGACGGAATGTGGGTTATAGACACTCACGACAAGGAAAATCCGATAGAATCGGCATTTATTGAGACTCCGGGAAGATTTTCTGATTTAAGTATACAGGATAACTATCTCTTTGGTGCAGGAGAGTGGGGAGGGCTGAACATGATTGACATTACTGATCCAAAGAAACCGGTCACAGTTTTTGTAGATTATATGGACAATATAGGGGCGGTTCTTCCAGATGGCAATTATATCTATACATCTGCAGGAATCGTTGACATCCACAATAAGTATTCACCCAGATACATTTCAAGAGACCTTCATTTCGATGGAAGGCTGGCAAAACTGAAGGATAATATCATACTCGTTGCGGCATACAAAGGGAAATATCCGGGTCTTCACGTAATAGATGTTAGTAAAAAAACAAATCCAGTCGTTATAAAAACATATGATAGTGGAAAACCATTTTATGACGTATCTGTTGACAATAATATTGTAGCTGTTCTTAACGAAAATAATATAATTTTTATTGATTTTACTGATGAAAAAAATCCAAAAAAGATAGATGAAATTAGCTATAAAGGCGAATGGACAGGTCATTCAATAATTCTCAATGAAAATATTGCATATGCAGCCGGAGGCCCTTTAGAAAGCATAAAAGTTTTTGATTTTTCAAATCCCTCTAATATAACCCAGATTGATTCAGGTTCACTTTGGGGAACATATAATTGTATAGATTATCATGAGGGGATAATATATGCAGGCAATAAGTTTGGTCTTTCACTGCTTTATCCAGAAGATATATCAAAAGAGCTGATAATCTCTAAATCAGAAAATTTCATTAATGATGATGAACGAACCGGTCAAAAATCATTAAGCATTAAAAAAGCACCCGGCATTATCACCCCCATCTCAATTATTGCCATATATTATTTTCTAGGAAAATATTATCTGAAGCATTGATTTTTAGAGAATATTTAGAACCTTGTTTTGGAAAGGAAGACTCCAAATATTAAACAGAAAATATCACAACCAATATAATTAAACATCTCTAAATATGCTTAAAAATTAATTATCGATCAATTCAAATAAAGTAATCCGGGAAAAAGAAAAGTTGCTAACAATCATTTAATAATTATTTTAAATATAATGACCTGCGATATATTATAAAAGTCCATTACATTTTAGAGAATTTATTAAATAATATCAGATTGGGGGAAGGGCAAATATGACCATAAAACATCTTGAATCAATATTTAAGAAAAGTGAATTTGAAAAGGCAATAATTATTGCAATAATTATTGGGATTTGTATTGCAATACCTTTCATATATAATGCATTAAAAGGAGAAGACTATTCATCTCTTTATCTGCTTCCCGATTCATATACAAATTATCCTGAAGGATCAACTACCTCTTTTATTTATGGGGTGAAATCCTTTGAAAATGTAGAAACAAATTATGACCTTGAGATATTTATTGGAGATATTTCTGTAAAAAAAACAAATATTATGATCAAACCCGGAGATACTTATGAAAAAAAAGAGACAATCAAAACAAAAAATTTAGTATATCCTATAAAAGTCAGTATTTTTCTGAAATCACCTGATAATATATATAGTGTACATTACTGGTTAAAAAATTCTGATTAAAACTATTTTTTTGATTTGCCAAATAAATCATAAATGAACTCTTTTTTAATATATCCGGTTTTCAAAGTCAATGCTGAAAATATAATTGCAGATAATAATAATCCAATTAATGCAGGGGGATTTAAGATATACAATACTAAAGCTGTTGCTAAAGAAGAAATTATCAGCTTATCAATCATTATTAGAAGATTTTTTAAAGGTTCCAAATCTTTTGAGAATAAAATAGTAACTATCGCGAATAATATATATAATGAGGTACATGAAATATATGCCCCCAAAAATCCGTTTCCATACCCGTATTCTTTAAATAGAGCCATTAAAAATTCAGTCAGGAAGAAGAATAAAGGTAAAATCAAAAGCGGAATCAGAGTGTAAATGATATAATCCATTTTTTTATCAGCAAAAGACAGATTTAAACTGGCAAGAAAATTTTGAATGAATAAAAAGAGGTATCCTATAGCAAGGATAAAAATATAATCGGATGCTATGACATATTCAGCTGAAAAAAGAGTTTTTACAATAAATTCTGAATAAAAATAAAGTACAATTATCAAATAAAACATAAAAGAAAATAATCCCCTGCTTACATCTCCCAAACCCCCGTTTTTGTATATGTCTTCTTTTTTTGAGGTTGTTGCTTCAGGTACTGAAACATAGTTCATTGTACCCAATGAAAAAAGAAGAAGGGAAGCAAGTGTTAATGAAATATCATAATATCCCTGCCATGTTACCCCCAGATTGTGACTTAAAACAATTTTTATTATACTTTGTCCAATTGTAGAAAATGAACTTACAACAAATAATGACAATCCAAAAGCAAATATTTTCTTAGAGGGAATTTTAATTGACTTTATCAATGCAAAAGACTTCCTGTGCTGCCTTGAAAATACTATAAATAATAAAGGAATTGCATTGGAGATGGCAAAAACAAATAATATAATCTCAAAGGAACAGATATCAGATAAAAATAATAATAAAATAACTATAAGTCTAACCATTGACGGCAGAGCCATAATAATACTTGGAACCGAGTACATTTTTAATCCGGCAAAAAGTCCCTGAAAATCAATAATTATACTCATAAAAAACATTGAAACAACTATGACAGTATAGAAAAGCCATTTTTGTTCCAGCGGAAGATTTAGATAATCAAAAAAAACATCGCTTGAAAAAAATAATAAAACTGATATTATGATCATCAGAAAAATACTGCACACGAGTGTGAAACCAAAATACTTTTTTCCCTCCTGGGAATGTGATAGCATATGATAAAAGTTAAGATTGGTTAATAACTGGAACATTCCGGGCAGTGATATTGCCACTAATGTAATCAAACCATATTCATATGGTGTGATAGAATTTGCAAGAACTAATTTTGTCAGAACTCCGGCTCCTCTTTGGAGAATGAGTGAAAATATGAAGAGCAAAGAATAGTATGTAAGAGTTCTTTTGATTCTGATTGTATCCCCCCAAATATTAAGTTCAATAATTTAATAACAATCATACTAATTGTTGATATATATATCTACAAATTATCTTTTTTAGAAATTGATCCACTTTTGATTCAATATTCATTAAAACCATTCCATCAACCCCATAATAAAAAAGATTATTATCTATAATTTCATATTTTGGAAACATATTATGAGTATACAATTCGTATCTTTTTGAATCCTTTACAAAATATATTTCATCATTAAATTTAAAAATAGGACCAAGACTCTTTACCCCTCTAATGAAATGATAGATTTGTTTTACACTGGCGGTATTGTCAATAATATAATCTGACATTTTTGGCTCAGGAGCTTCTTTTCCTTCAATATCCTGCCGGACTCTTACCACATTATCCTTAAAAATATTATTCAAAGCATCTATTGCCAAATCAGAACCAATTGTGGAAAGTGCTCTTCTTAGTTCTGAAATATCTTCTCCTTCTCTTAGAATGTGCTTTTTTTGCAGTATAATATCTCCCGTATCCGGCCTTTCATCAATATAGTGGATTGTTACACCGGTTTCATTTTCGCCATTTTTTATAACCCAGAAATATGGATCAGCCCCCCTGTAATCAGGAAGTAAAGAGGGATGGTAATTAACTGCTCCAAAATTTGGAACATTAATCAAATTTTTTTTTAGAATCTGGTCAAAAATACAGCAGAATATAATATCCGGATTGAATGAGTTCATAAAATCAATAAAAGACAGGGAATTCACATCATTTATTTCAATATATGATATTGAATTCTGTCTTGAAATTTTCTTCAGATTATCTTTATTTCTTAAATGAATTCCTCTATAAAGATCTCTGAGTAAAGGTAAAAAATATCCTTTCTCTTTGCCCGATACAACAATCAGAATATTAAAATCGCTGGATATCAATTTTGATAAACATTCACAGGATGTAATGCTCCATTTTGTACCCATGAATATTATTGAATTATTTATTTAAATCACCCCCAACAACTAATAATTATATATTAATCCCAATAGTTTCCATTTTAAAAATAATGGTACATTTGATTATACATCTCATTTGCTTTTTTCATAATTTTATAATTATTTGAGGCATACTTCTCTGCATTATACCAAATGCCAATTTCCGGATTAAATTTTGATTTAAATTTTACCAATCTTAAATCATCTCCGGAATCCATTTCTTCAAAATAATTCAGTCCTTTGCCACAGGCCCATTTTATTAATTCCCATTGAATCAAATCATTTGGGTATATTCCTTTAAGCTCTGATTTGGGTACACCAACCCACATATAAATTAAATCCTCATAAATAATTGATATCATGCCTCCAACACTCTGATTATTATAACAGGCAACAAAAATCTTCATATTATCCGGATAAAATTTATTATATAATTCATTAATATAATCCATATAGTCTGAAGGACGATAACCCTGTTCACGGTATCTGCGGGAAAGAGAATCAAGAATATACTCAAGATCATATCGATCACCATCTCTAACTGTTACCCCCTCTTTTATGCAATGATTTATGCTTACACGGAGTTTTCTATCAAATTCAGACCATATGCAATTAATTCCTTTTTTGAGATCCAGGCGATAAGTATAAACCGGCTCGATATCATAACCCGACCATTTGAAAGGCCTGGCATCTAATATACCGGGTGCTGAGCGAATACGGACATACTTGCATTTAATTTCAGAAAACAGGTATTTATCCACCTCATCCTGAATTTTCATTAAAACGCTTTCCTTTTTATGCTGCTTTAAATCATCATAACCGGGAATAACAGGGCCAAGGTAAAGAAGATATGAGCCGGGAGGCGGGGAAAACGCAACTTTTACAAAACCTTTTTTTTGTATGAATAAAGGATATAAAGCAGTTAGCTGGGAACCTTTGTAGATCATCAGAGGATATAATTTTCCTTTACCCTGTTCTTCAATGATTTTCAGCCAGTCCCATGTATGGAATATAGTACCATGATTTGAATCAAGAACCGCCTTGTTCCAGATTTCTTTATCATCTTTTGTTCCTATTCTAATCATAACAATATATCTGTGGTATTTAATGACAATGCTTATAATATTTTTGACACCATTTCAGCAAATTTATAGATTTTTGATGAATGCTTTGATGCAGAATACCATATACAAAGCTCAGGGTTATATTTTGACTTAAAATATCTGAGCCTTTGATTCTCTCCGGAATCCATCTCTTCATAGTACTCAAAACCATTATTATATGCCCACTCAATAGCTTCCCACTGAACTAAATCATTGGCGGATATTCCGGGAATATTGGATTTGGGTATACCCACCCAGAGATATAAAATATTTTTATAATATAATGAAATCATACCTCCAACCCGTTCACCCTTATATTTTGCAACAAAAATTTTCATGTGATCTTTATGAAAAGTGGCATAAAGTGATTGAAGATATTTTTTGTGATCTAAAGGGCTGTACCCCTGCTGTATGAATCTTTCCGAGAGAGAATTTAATAAAAATTCAAGATCCTCCAAATCTCCATCCTCAACATAAACACCTTCTCTTTTTGCTTTATTTATGTCAACTCTCAGTTTACGATCAAATCCTTCCCAGACAGATTTGATACCTTTTGTGAGATCTATTCTATATGTATAAAGAGGATCTACCACATAATCCTGCCATTTATATTGCCGTGAATCATAAAGACCAGGTGATGAACGTATACGAACATATTTACAGCCCATATCCGAAAAAAGATAACTGTCAATTTTTTTCTGAACTTCATAAAAAAGACTTTCCTTCTTATTCTGCTTTAAATTCTCATAATTTATGAACACAGGGCCAAGATAGAGAAGATATGATCCGGATGGTGGAGAAAAAGCCATCTTTAATGATTTATAATTTTTTATATAAACAGGACAAAGTGCGACAATCTGTGTACCGTTATAGACCATCAAAGGATAAAGAGTACTTTTAGAATACTTTTCTACAATCTTTAGCCATTCCCATTTATGAAATATTGTTCCATATGAAGAAGTATCTATAAGAGTATCCCACTTCATGGATTCATCGTCACTTGAAATATTTATATTCAGATTCATCATTTTCAACAACATCCATTCATAACATAATAATATTTGTCAGCCAATCAAATCGAATGAATAACTTACACACAATTATTTTTTTATTTTAGAGCCGATAATTCCAGAAACAGGTTTTAGCACAGATACATATCCTTTTTCAGCAAAATTTGCTAATGCAGATGCCTTTTTTACATTAAATCTCAGTCGCAGATCAGGATCAAACTTTGAAAAGTGACTGTGAAGCCTTTGGTTTCCTGCTGTACCCATTCTTATATAGTGACAAATATTTTTTTCAGATGCTTCTTTTATCTCTTCCCAGCTAAGTAATGAATTTGGTGAAGGAGAGAGATCAAAATAAGGTTTAGTACTGCCAATCCAGCTTAATACTTCATCTTTATATTGCAGTTTAATACTACCAGTAACAATTTTTCCATCAAATTTAGCAACAGTAACTTTAACATTATCGCCAAATGAATCATATATTTCATGCAAATACTCTTTTGGAAGTGATAACTGTCTATTTTGATCATCGTACCTTTTAACAAGAAGTGCATTTATTGCATCAATTTCTTCATGTTCACCTTCTTCGAGTATAACTCCCTGTTTTAAGGATTTTTTTACATCAACACGGATTTTTTTCTTAAAATTTTGCCATATCTGTTCTATACCGCAGGATAAATCAATATGATAGTCATATGTCGGTTCTACTTCATAACCTGCCCATTTAAATGGACGTGGATCGGGAAGATTTGGTGGAAGAAAAATACTTATATAATTTGCACGCAGCTCCTGCTGAATAAATTTGTCCAGTTCATTCTGAAACTTTTCATAATAGATCTCTTTTTTATTTTGCTTCAAAGAGTCATAATCGACAAATACAGGCCCAAGATACATTATTCCTACATGAGGAGGAGGTGAAAAAACCATTCTCAATAATAATTTCTTTTTATAAAATAGTGGAAGAATAGCAATTGGTACTGTATTATTATATCCAATAACCGGTATTAATCTGCAATCCGAATATTTCTCGGCAATTTTAAGCCATTTCATTGTATGGAATATTGAACCCTGAGGTGAAGACTCAACAATATTATCCCATAACTCAGTATCCTTCTCACTTGCAACTTTTAATATGATTTCCATATTTATCCCCCCAAGACTTCTAATTCAATAAATTCTCCATGATATAATTTATCAGTTTGTATAGACACCATATTATTTTTTGACTTTAAAATCTTTGCATTGATTATATTTTTAAGACTCACATCATCAGGAAAATAAATATCAAAATAATGAACTTCATTTTCAGGAAATGGAAAGATTCGGATGGTATCTCCATCATATTCATAATCAAATGACGTTAATTCTCTCCATTTCCACCATTCGTAAATCTCCTTTGCACTTGTCACCCAAGATTCCTTGTCATTGCAATATCTCACCACTCTTTTGTATTCATCGGCCCAGCCGGGAAACTCATAGTCATTCAATACAGAATGGTGCCATAAAAGAGTGAGAACACCGCCAACTTCTTCAACTTCCTTTTCAATTTTTAAAAACTCGGACCATGGATCCTGAAATCTGAAATAAGGCAGATCTTCAATAACAGTTGGTATCTCCAATAAATCCAGTTCACGATTTTCATCTTCATAAAAAGGTCTGAATGGGAAACATGAACCCCATCTAAAACCGAGATATTTGTTGGAACCCAGTGTGGTATCATATAATAAGCCTGCATTTTCATGAAAAATCCAGGTATTTGGAATTGTCAGATTCAAATTATGCTGTCTGCCACCAAAAATCCTGTTTCCAAGCACATTCTCAAGGGAATCCTTTTCATTTTTCAATAATTCCGGGTTATTATATGAATAAAAAGAGCCATGAAGACCAACTTCCCAACCTTTTGAATGAATTTCACGAATCAGCTCTTTGATTTTAGGATCATTCCAGTCATAATTTCTCCCCGCATGCCTCCAGGTTGTTTTATCCAGATATTTTATCCTGCCGGATTCATTCAGGAAATAAAAAGATGATTTTACATTGAGATTGCCCTCCATTTCCATAACCTTTTCAAACGTCCAGTAAGGTTCATAACCCTTAATCTTCTGTACGAATGAATAAAACTGATTTAAAAAACCGTTAAAATCCTTTTTTTTTACAAGTTTCAGTGGATGGGTTATCCATTGATAGCTCTTTTTCACTTCATCAACGTCGTGTGTTAAACAGACAGCATATTTTTGCCCATTTTTCCATAAAGACTTTTTAATCAATGGCAAATTTGATTTCTGATGAGCATAAAGAAAAATATCAGATAATATTTTACAATAATAATCTACAAAAGGCAATCGGATCAGATTATTAATTTCATCTTCGTTATTTTCCCTGAATCTTTCAAGATTTCCGGAGAGACAGAACCCTATATGCTCAAAAAGATCAAGACCTACATCAATTCTGTCTTCACCAAAAACAATACAGGGATATTGCCTGTTTTGTCCGGAATACATGAGACGATAATCACCGTCAGATAAAATTTCAGCAGGATATGAAAAAACAGGAATTTTTTTACTACGGTATATTATATGGCCTTCAATTTTATTTTTACATCCACCATCTTTATCGTCAATGAATTTATTTGCAGTAAACCATCTTTTAAGTTCATCCGGCTTAATTCCGGATTTTTCCGAGAAATATCTCTGACCATAAAGTGAATAATTACTTTCCAGAGTATCAATAAATATTTTCACACCTTATCCCCCCTGATGCTTATTATAATTTTAAAGGAACCTTTGAGATTACAAACCTTCTTTTTCCAGACCTTCCGGAAAGTGGTATTTCATCCACGACATCTATAATAATTTCCATATCATCCCCCATTTTTTCCTGAAGCCTTTCTTTGATTAGATAATAATCAGAATCATTAAAGTGTTCATTTTTTTTCAATTTAATTAAGATTTTATTCTTCTCTTCCTGTATTACCTGAAACTGATCCACACCTTCAATATATTCAAAAAATATGGTAAAGAAATGGACCACAAAAATATCACCCCGGGGTGTTATTATTATATCAGAATCCCTGCCTTCAATCTGTTCCATCATTGAAAGACATCTTCCGCAGCTGCATTTTTCATCAGAAGGTTTCCCCAGATCATTTATTTCATACCGTATGAACGGCATAGCATAATTATTCAGATTAGTAAATGTAATATTGCCGGTTTCACCTGTGGAGACTTCAGAGCCTTCACGAAGGAACTCCACAATTACATCTTCATCTGATATATGATACCCCCTGTGCTCCTCACATTCAAAAGAAACAGGTGTTCCTTCCCCGCCATATGCATCAAATACCCTGCAATTAAACTGCCTCTCTATAGCATCACGATAATGAGGAAAAAGCATATCCCCGGTTGTTGTTATGGATGCACCGGAATATTCAATATCTGACTTTTCCATCAACTTAGCTATTGCATAAAGATGAGAGGCATATCCACGAATTATTTTGGGCCTGAATTTCCTTATTTTTTCGATTTCTTCGAGTATAGTCTCCTCATTGAGCTGAAGGGCATAAACATATTTTGTCTTTAAAAGCAGATCCTGCATTTTCTTGTGGGCACTGGTCCTTGGGTTCAGACTTATTTTGACATAATGGTCACCAATTTCATATCCTCCCCAGCCCCAGCAGCGGAATGTCTGTGCCCACCCCGCAGAATATGAATTTAAATCTAAGAAATATGAAAATGGTTCTCCGGTAGATCCACTACTATAGGTTTTCATAATTTTAGAAGAAGAGATATTTTGTGCAAGCAGATCATTTTGATTTTTTCTGATTATATCTTTTGATAAAACAGGTATTTTTTTCAGATCCAACTTGCATTTTATATCATCGGGCTGTAAATTATTCTCCCTAAACAACCGGTGATAATAAGGAACATTCTCATAAGAATGTATTATCATGGCACGCAGCTTTTTTAACTGAAGCTTTTCAAGATCTTCTGCCGACCACCACTGCGTAGTTTTTATAAAATCCAAATGACGCTGAATACATGTATGAGAATATCTCTCCATGACAGGAAAAGTAACTTTTTTGAAAAATCTGGTCATATTAATCCCCCACATTCATGAAAGCTATCCGGATAATGTTCAATAAAATACGTCATCCATTCTGCAACATTTATCTTGTCTTTTATAAGGACATCACGTTTGATCTGCCATTCATCCTTTGAATTCTCATTTTTGAGAATCTCAACACCTTTTTTTAGTGCCTCATCGGATCTTGCAAAAAAGTACATTATATCATACCTGTTTTGCAATTCTGAAAAGTTGCCAATAAACTCTCCGGTAGGCCTGCCGGATGAAGTTGATTCAATATGAATTGACGGTGTTCCCAAAACCGCGGCTTCAGCAGCCATTGTCCCGCCTTCACCGATATACAGTTGAGCATAATACAGGAGTGAGTGCATTTTTTCAGGAGAGATATGCAGCCTGTATTTATCCAGTTCGCTTCCAAGTTCTCTTTCAGATGTAACAAATACCTTACCAAACTCCTCAAGAGTTTTAATGAATTCCAGTTCTTTCCCTCTCTCAATCCCCTGCAATCCAATGTCATGAGAAGCCGCCCAGGAAATAAAACGAAGGACAATATATCTCTCATTTTCCAAAACCCCGATGCTTTTCAGAACATCGGGATCAGGAACGAAATTTTCAGGGTGAAGGTACGCAAGTTCCTTATATCCGTTTATTTTCACATGCTTTCCCGGGTCTACCTGCTCTTTAAAGCAGGAAGGCGTACAGATTACTGTTGCAAACGGATATGTCAGAATTTTTGCTATTTTTACATTTTCAGTATCATTAAAAATTATTGAGGGTTTTTTCATAATTTTGGCAACATGAGCAATG
Proteins encoded in this region:
- a CDS encoding oligosaccharide flippase family protein is translated as MLFIFSLILQRGAGVLTKLVLANSITPYEYGLITLVAISLPGMFQLLTNLNFYHMLSHSQEGKKYFGFTLVCSIFLMIIISVLLFFSSDVFFDYLNLPLEQKWLFYTVIVVSMFFMSIIIDFQGLFAGLKMYSVPSIIMALPSMVRLIVILLLFLSDICSFEIILFVFAISNAIPLLFIVFSRQHRKSFALIKSIKIPSKKIFAFGLSLFVVSSFSTIGQSIIKIVLSHNLGVTWQGYYDISLTLASLLLFSLGTMNYVSVPEATTSKKEDIYKNGGLGDVSRGLFSFMFYLIIVLYFYSEFIVKTLFSAEYVIASDYIFILAIGYLFLFIQNFLASLNLSFADKKMDYIIYTLIPLLILPLFFFLTEFLMALFKEYGYGNGFLGAYISCTSLYILFAIVTILFSKDLEPLKNLLIMIDKLIISSLATALVLYILNPPALIGLLLSAIIFSALTLKTGYIKKEFIYDLFGKSKK
- a CDS encoding methionyl-tRNA formyltransferase → MGTKWSITSCECLSKLISSDFNILIVVSGKEKGYFLPLLRDLYRGIHLRNKDNLKKISRQNSISYIEINDVNSLSFIDFMNSFNPDIIFCCIFDQILKKNLINVPNFGAVNYHPSLLPDYRGADPYFWVIKNGENETGVTIHYIDERPDTGDIILQKKHILREGEDISELRRALSTIGSDLAIDALNNIFKDNVVRVRQDIEGKEAPEPKMSDYIIDNTASVKQIYHFIRGVKSLGPIFKFNDEIYFVKDSKRYELYTHNMFPKYEIIDNNLFYYGVDGMVLMNIESKVDQFLKKIICRYIYQQLV
- a CDS encoding lipid II:glycine glycyltransferase FemX → MIRIGTKDDKEIWNKAVLDSNHGTIFHTWDWLKIIEEQGKGKLYPLMIYKGSQLTALYPLFIQKKGFVKVAFSPPPGSYLLYLGPVIPGYDDLKQHKKESVLMKIQDEVDKYLFSEIKCKYVRIRSAPGILDARPFKWSGYDIEPVYTYRLDLKKGINCIWSEFDRKLRVSINHCIKEGVTVRDGDRYDLEYILDSLSRRYREQGYRPSDYMDYINELYNKFYPDNMKIFVACYNNQSVGGMISIIYEDLIYMWVGVPKSELKGIYPNDLIQWELIKWACGKGLNYFEEMDSGDDLRLVKFKSKFNPEIGIWYNAEKYASNNYKIMKKANEMYNQMYHYF
- a CDS encoding lipid II:glycine glycyltransferase FemX codes for the protein MMNLNINISSDDESMKWDTLIDTSSYGTIFHKWEWLKIVEKYSKSTLYPLMVYNGTQIVALCPVYIKNYKSLKMAFSPPSGSYLLYLGPVFINYENLKQNKKESLFYEVQKKIDSYLFSDMGCKYVRIRSSPGLYDSRQYKWQDYVVDPLYTYRIDLTKGIKSVWEGFDRKLRVDINKAKREGVYVEDGDLEDLEFLLNSLSERFIQQGYSPLDHKKYLQSLYATFHKDHMKIFVAKYKGERVGGMISLYYKNILYLWVGIPKSNIPGISANDLVQWEAIEWAYNNGFEYYEEMDSGENQRLRYFKSKYNPELCIWYSASKHSSKIYKFAEMVSKIL
- a CDS encoding peptidoglycan bridge formation glycyltransferase FemA/FemB family protein, encoding MEIILKVASEKDTELWDNIVESSPQGSIFHTMKWLKIAEKYSDCRLIPVIGYNNTVPIAILPLFYKKKLLLRMVFSPPPHVGIMYLGPVFVDYDSLKQNKKEIYYEKFQNELDKFIQQELRANYISIFLPPNLPDPRPFKWAGYEVEPTYDYHIDLSCGIEQIWQNFKKKIRVDVKKSLKQGVILEEGEHEEIDAINALLVKRYDDQNRQLSLPKEYLHEIYDSFGDNVKVTVAKFDGKIVTGSIKLQYKDEVLSWIGSTKPYFDLSPSPNSLLSWEEIKEASEKNICHYIRMGTAGNQRLHSHFSKFDPDLRLRFNVKKASALANFAEKGYVSVLKPVSGIIGSKIKK
- a CDS encoding polysaccharide deacetylase family protein, which gives rise to MKIFIDTLESNYSLYGQRYFSEKSGIKPDELKRWFTANKFIDDKDGGCKNKIEGHIIYRSKKIPVFSYPAEILSDGDYRLMYSGQNRQYPCIVFGEDRIDVGLDLFEHIGFCLSGNLERFRENNEDEINNLIRLPFVDYYCKILSDIFLYAHQKSNLPLIKKSLWKNGQKYAVCLTHDVDEVKKSYQWITHPLKLVKKKDFNGFLNQFYSFVQKIKGYEPYWTFEKVMEMEGNLNVKSSFYFLNESGRIKYLDKTTWRHAGRNYDWNDPKIKELIREIHSKGWEVGLHGSFYSYNNPELLKNEKDSLENVLGNRIFGGRQHNLNLTIPNTWIFHENAGLLYDTTLGSNKYLGFRWGSCFPFRPFYEDENRELDLLEIPTVIEDLPYFRFQDPWSEFLKIEKEVEEVGGVLTLLWHHSVLNDYEFPGWADEYKRVVRYCNDKESWVTSAKEIYEWWKWRELTSFDYEYDGDTIRIFPFPENEVHYFDIYFPDDVSLKNIINAKILKSKNNMVSIQTDKLYHGEFIELEVLGG
- a CDS encoding phenylacetate--CoA ligase family protein, which encodes MTRFFKKVTFPVMERYSHTCIQRHLDFIKTTQWWSAEDLEKLQLKKLRAMIIHSYENVPYYHRLFRENNLQPDDIKCKLDLKKIPVLSKDIIRKNQNDLLAQNISSSKIMKTYSSGSTGEPFSYFLDLNSYSAGWAQTFRCWGWGGYEIGDHYVKISLNPRTSAHKKMQDLLLKTKYVYALQLNEETILEEIEKIRKFRPKIIRGYASHLYAIAKLMEKSDIEYSGASITTTGDMLFPHYRDAIERQFNCRVFDAYGGEGTPVSFECEEHRGYHISDEDVIVEFLREGSEVSTGETGNITFTNLNNYAMPFIRYEINDLGKPSDEKCSCGRCLSMMEQIEGRDSDIIITPRGDIFVVHFFTIFFEYIEGVDQFQVIQEEKNKILIKLKKNEHFNDSDYYLIKERLQEKMGDDMEIIIDVVDEIPLSGRSGKRRFVISKVPLKL
- a CDS encoding DUF354 domain-containing protein, with the protein product MRVLFDIGHPAHIHLFKNVIKNLEKGGHAVKVTARNKEITKDLLDAYGIPYENRGEAYNGLFKKAIGMIKIDLELYNIAKKFDPDILAGVHNPYIAHVAKIMKKPSIIFNDTENVKIAKILTYPFATVICTPSCFKEQVDPGKHVKINGYKELAYLHPENFVPDPDVLKSIGVLENERYIVLRFISWAASHDIGLQGIERGKELEFIKTLEEFGKVFVTSERELGSELDKYRLHISPEKMHSLLYYAQLYIGEGGTMAAEAAVLGTPSIHIESTSSGRPTGEFIGNFSELQNRYDIMYFFARSDEALKKGVEILKNENSKDEWQIKRDVLIKDKINVAEWMTYFIEHYPDSFHECGGLI